One stretch of Thalassovita sp. DNA includes these proteins:
- the ruvC gene encoding crossover junction endodeoxyribonuclease RuvC, translated as MRVLGIDPGLRNLGWGVIEAEGSRMSHIANGVCQSDSSEDLAKRLLSLHEQLSDVFARFQPDTAAIEQTFVNKDAVGTLKLGQARGVALLVPAQFGVSVGEYAPNKVKKTVVGVGHAAKQQVDHMVKMQLPGVAINGPDAADALAIAICHAHYARGPGFGAGAGMRIKEVRA; from the coding sequence ATGCGGGTTTTGGGGATCGATCCCGGCTTGCGCAACCTTGGCTGGGGGGTGATTGAGGCTGAAGGCAGCCGCATGAGCCACATTGCCAACGGGGTGTGCCAGTCTGATTCGTCAGAAGATCTGGCCAAACGGCTGCTGTCACTGCACGAACAGCTGAGCGATGTCTTCGCCCGGTTCCAGCCTGACACGGCTGCCATTGAACAAACCTTCGTCAACAAAGATGCCGTCGGCACCCTGAAACTGGGGCAGGCGCGCGGCGTTGCACTGCTGGTGCCGGCGCAGTTTGGGGTCAGCGTCGGCGAATACGCCCCCAACAAGGTCAAGAAAACGGTGGTCGGTGTGGGCCACGCGGCCAAACAGCAGGTTGATCACATGGTGAAGATGCAATTGCCCGGTGTGGCGATCAACGGGCCGGATGCGGCGGATGCCTTGGCCATCGCTATATGTCACGCCCATTACGCCCGCGGTCCCGGATTTGGGGCCGGCGCGGGGATGCGAATTAAAGAGGTGCGCGCATGA
- a CDS encoding MFS transporter, with amino-acid sequence MKAIYPLEEARQLPVWRRPITLLFLMAAAMPIAFSTWSALLNNFVIEMAAFDGSDIGWLHTVREIPGFLAIGVIAIIMFMREQVLGIVSLALLGVATAITAWFPSMGGILTITMLSSIGFHYYETVNQSLQLQWLPKDRAPQMLGWIMAAGSAATLVAYVLIVLSWERFDLTYNVVYLLSGGLTAVIALFCFVAYPQFESPNPQVKKFILRKRYWLYYALQFMAGARRQIFVVFAGFMMVERFGFDVHEVTGLYLVNLMANMLLAPVFGKVVARYGERRALIFEYVGLVTVFLAYGGIYWFGWGVVLASILYVLDHLFFALALALKTYFQKIADPGDIAPTAAVAFTINHIAAVFLPALLGYLWLISPGAVFLLAAGMAGTSLALACLIPRHPEPGNETVFARFARAAPAE; translated from the coding sequence ATGAAAGCGATCTATCCCCTTGAAGAGGCGCGGCAGCTTCCTGTCTGGCGCCGTCCGATTACCCTGCTGTTCCTGATGGCCGCGGCGATGCCCATCGCCTTTTCCACCTGGTCGGCCCTCTTGAACAACTTCGTCATTGAAATGGCGGCATTTGATGGCTCTGACATTGGCTGGCTGCACACCGTGCGGGAAATTCCTGGCTTTCTGGCCATCGGGGTGATCGCCATCATCATGTTCATGCGGGAGCAGGTGCTTGGGATCGTGTCACTGGCGCTGCTTGGTGTGGCGACAGCGATCACGGCCTGGTTTCCCTCGATGGGGGGGATCCTGACCATCACCATGCTTAGCTCCATCGGGTTTCACTACTATGAAACGGTGAACCAGTCGTTACAGCTGCAGTGGTTGCCGAAAGATCGCGCGCCGCAGATGCTGGGGTGGATCATGGCGGCAGGATCAGCCGCAACGCTGGTTGCCTATGTGCTGATCGTGCTCAGCTGGGAGCGGTTCGACCTGACATATAACGTGGTCTACCTGCTGTCGGGTGGCCTGACAGCAGTAATCGCGCTGTTCTGTTTTGTGGCTTATCCGCAGTTCGAAAGCCCCAATCCGCAGGTGAAGAAGTTCATTCTGCGCAAACGCTACTGGCTTTACTATGCGCTGCAGTTCATGGCGGGGGCGCGGCGGCAGATTTTTGTGGTTTTTGCAGGCTTCATGATGGTCGAACGCTTTGGCTTCGACGTGCATGAGGTGACCGGGCTTTATCTGGTGAACCTGATGGCCAATATGCTGCTGGCGCCGGTCTTTGGCAAAGTGGTGGCGCGCTATGGTGAACGCCGGGCGCTGATCTTTGAATACGTCGGCCTTGTCACAGTGTTCCTGGCCTATGGCGGCATCTACTGGTTTGGCTGGGGCGTGGTGCTGGCATCGATCCTTTATGTGTTGGACCACCTGTTCTTTGCTCTGGCGCTGGCGTTGAAGACCTATTTCCAGAAAATTGCGGATCCCGGCGATATCGCGCCCACAGCGGCGGTGGCTTTCACGATCAACCATATCGCTGCGGTCTTCTTGCCGGCGCTTCTGGGCTATCTGTGGCTGATTTCACCCGGCGCGGTGTTCCTGCTGGCGGCCGGCATGGCGGGCACATCGCTGGCCTTGGCCTGCTTGATTCCGCGCCACCCAGAGCCAGGTAATGAGACCGTGTTTGCCCGTTTTGCCCGCGCTGCACCGGCTGAGTAA
- a CDS encoding DUF1127 domain-containing protein, with translation MAVYENTRTQYQAGALASLIARTAFVVVDTLSHLREIATGWNDARVTRKALSRLTDRELDDIGLTRADIEMVAKA, from the coding sequence ATGGCTGTCTACGAGAACACCCGCACCCAGTATCAGGCTGGCGCACTGGCCAGCCTTATCGCCCGTACCGCATTTGTTGTGGTCGATACCCTGTCGCACCTGCGCGAAATCGCCACCGGCTGGAACGACGCCCGCGTGACCCGCAAGGCGCTGTCGCGTCTGACCGATCGTGAGCTGGATGACATCGGCCTGACCCGTGCCGACATCGAAATGGTTGCCAAGGCCTAA
- a CDS encoding MATE family efflux transporter, which produces MAQANTAKPASEKPAGKAAAPQAKFTTGSTMRHVVVMTLTSAFGLSFMFLVDFLALFWVSQLKVEMLISAIGFAATIQFFVLSVAIGMMIAGVALVSRALGMGKGQRARRISTVILIYSVGIQTVISALTYMFLDPLLGLTGASGETLDVAKSFLMISLPSLPIMAAGMCASAIVRAVGDAWRAMMVTVIGGAVAVVLDPLFIIYWGLGIEGAAMVIVASRLAMAIVGIYWVIVTHNMLARPHRRDFTDFLKPYLAIAVPAVATQLATPFGNWLLVRAIAEHGDSAVAGFGVVSRLTILGFGGIYALSGAIGAIIGQNAGAGLGDRVREAYVDSIKFCVIYTGLTWVLMALCADLIVTAFGLSPEGAEIVKIFCYYAAGTFVFTGALFVANATFNNLGKPVWSTLANWTRDGILMAPLAFGMGAAFGATGVVWAQAVGNTIVGIAAGWVAWRYVKSGRGIEPQRTAKT; this is translated from the coding sequence ATGGCCCAAGCCAACACAGCCAAGCCTGCATCTGAAAAGCCGGCGGGCAAAGCCGCCGCGCCGCAGGCAAAATTCACCACAGGATCGACCATGCGCCATGTGGTGGTGATGACGCTGACCAGTGCCTTTGGCCTCAGCTTCATGTTTCTGGTCGACTTCCTGGCGCTGTTCTGGGTCAGCCAGCTGAAGGTTGAGATGCTGATTTCGGCCATAGGCTTTGCCGCGACCATTCAATTCTTTGTGCTGTCCGTGGCCATTGGCATGATGATCGCCGGTGTTGCGCTGGTCAGCCGGGCGCTGGGCATGGGCAAGGGCCAAAGGGCGCGGCGCATCTCAACGGTCATTCTGATCTATAGCGTTGGGATCCAGACGGTGATTTCGGCGCTGACTTATATGTTCCTGGATCCGTTGCTGGGGCTGACCGGCGCCAGCGGGGAAACGCTGGATGTGGCCAAAAGTTTCTTGATGATTTCGCTGCCCAGCCTGCCGATCATGGCGGCGGGCATGTGTGCCTCTGCGATTGTGCGGGCGGTAGGGGATGCCTGGCGCGCGATGATGGTCACCGTGATCGGTGGAGCTGTCGCGGTGGTTCTGGACCCCTTGTTCATCATCTACTGGGGCCTGGGGATTGAGGGTGCTGCGATGGTGATCGTCGCCTCGCGTCTGGCGATGGCCATTGTTGGCATCTACTGGGTGATCGTCACCCATAACATGCTGGCCCGCCCCCATCGGCGTGACTTCACCGATTTCCTGAAACCCTATCTGGCAATTGCAGTGCCTGCGGTGGCCACGCAGCTGGCAACACCATTTGGCAACTGGCTGCTGGTGCGCGCCATTGCAGAACATGGCGACAGTGCGGTGGCTGGCTTTGGCGTTGTGTCGCGTCTGACGATTCTGGGCTTTGGCGGCATCTATGCGCTGTCAGGCGCCATTGGGGCGATCATCGGTCAGAACGCCGGTGCCGGTCTGGGCGACCGCGTGCGCGAGGCCTATGTGGACTCGATCAAGTTTTGTGTGATCTACACGGGGCTGACCTGGGTCTTGATGGCGCTCTGTGCCGATCTGATCGTGACCGCCTTTGGCCTTAGCCCCGAAGGTGCAGAGATCGTCAAGATCTTCTGCTACTACGCGGCGGGCACCTTCGTGTTCACCGGCGCGCTGTTTGTGGCCAATGCGACCTTCAACAACCTTGGCAAACCCGTCTGGTCGACGCTGGCCAACTGGACCCGCGATGGCATCCTGATGGCACCGCTGGCCTTTGGCATGGGGGCCGCTTTTGGCGCGACGGGTGTGGTCTGGGCGCAGGCGGTGGGCAACACCATTGTTGGCATCGCCGCCGGCTGGGTGGCTTGGCGCTATGTCAAATCGGGGCGCGGGATTGAGCCGCAGCGCACAGCCAAGACTTGA
- the ruvA gene encoding Holliday junction branch migration protein RuvA, with the protein MIGKLSGILDYRGEDHVLIDVRGVGYIVYCSDRTMATLPQVGEAVALYTDMLVREDLMQLFGFPTLLEKEWHRLLTSVQGIGAKASLAILSALGAEGVSRAITLGDIPAIKSAKGVGPKTAQRVVNELKDKAPGVMAMGGALSAAMGTEVAEPLEVIEEAPKPAARKPRKQAEPTAAQQSAAAQSDALSALSNLGYAPAEAASAVAQAAQDAPEADTGELIRKALSLLAPKG; encoded by the coding sequence ATGATTGGGAAACTGTCCGGTATTCTGGATTATCGCGGCGAAGATCACGTGCTGATCGATGTGCGCGGCGTTGGCTATATCGTTTACTGTTCCGATCGCACCATGGCGACCTTGCCACAGGTGGGTGAGGCGGTGGCGCTTTATACGGATATGCTGGTGCGCGAAGATCTGATGCAGCTGTTCGGCTTTCCGACGTTGCTGGAAAAGGAATGGCATCGGTTGCTGACCTCGGTTCAGGGGATTGGCGCCAAGGCCTCGCTGGCGATCCTGTCTGCCCTGGGGGCCGAAGGGGTCAGCCGGGCGATTACCCTGGGTGACATTCCGGCGATCAAATCGGCCAAAGGGGTGGGCCCAAAAACCGCGCAGCGGGTGGTCAATGAGCTGAAGGACAAAGCCCCCGGCGTCATGGCCATGGGCGGTGCCCTGTCGGCGGCGATGGGGACTGAAGTGGCAGAACCCCTAGAGGTGATCGAAGAGGCGCCGAAGCCCGCCGCACGCAAACCACGCAAACAGGCGGAACCAACGGCGGCGCAGCAATCGGCAGCGGCGCAATCAGATGCGCTGTCGGCCCTGTCAAACCTTGGCTACGCCCCGGCGGAGGCCGCAAGCGCCGTTGCGCAGGCCGCACAAGACGCACCCGAGGCCGACACGGGTGAGTTGATCCGTAAGGCGTTGAGCCTCTTGGCGCCCAAAGGCTAA
- the ruvB gene encoding Holliday junction branch migration DNA helicase RuvB — protein sequence MIDADPNLRPDSLPEDNDRALRPQELGDFIGQAEARANLRVFIQSARQRGEAMDHTLFHGPPGLGKTTLAQIMARELGVNFRMTSGPVLAKAGDLAAILTNLEARDVLFIDEIHRLNPAVEEVLYPAMEDYELDLVIGEGPAARTVRIELQPFTLVGATTRLGLLTTPLRDRFGIPTRLQFYTVDELNEIVTRNAKLLGAPATPDGAREIAKRSRGTPRIAGRLLRRVVDFAVVEGDGKVTQALADHALTRLGVDDLGLDGADRRYLSLIAENYGGGPVGIETIAAALSESRDALEEVIEPFLLQQGLIQRTPRGRMLAAKAWRHMGLQAPQRAEPGAGQGTLFGGDGK from the coding sequence ATGATTGACGCCGATCCGAACCTGCGGCCCGACTCGCTGCCCGAAGACAATGACCGCGCCCTGCGTCCGCAGGAGCTGGGGGATTTCATTGGTCAGGCCGAAGCGCGGGCCAACCTGCGTGTTTTCATCCAATCCGCCCGCCAACGCGGTGAGGCGATGGACCACACGCTGTTTCACGGCCCGCCCGGTCTGGGCAAAACCACGCTGGCGCAGATCATGGCGCGGGAATTGGGGGTCAACTTCCGCATGACCTCGGGGCCCGTGCTGGCGAAAGCCGGCGATCTGGCGGCGATCCTCACGAACCTTGAAGCGCGCGACGTGTTGTTCATCGATGAGATCCATCGCCTTAATCCGGCGGTGGAGGAGGTGCTCTACCCCGCGATGGAGGATTATGAGCTGGATCTGGTCATTGGGGAGGGACCAGCAGCGCGCACCGTGCGGATCGAATTGCAGCCCTTCACGCTGGTGGGCGCAACCACCCGTCTGGGCCTGCTGACGACGCCGCTGCGCGATCGGTTTGGCATTCCGACCCGGCTGCAGTTCTACACCGTGGATGAGCTGAATGAGATCGTGACCCGCAACGCCAAGCTGCTGGGCGCGCCCGCAACGCCGGATGGCGCGCGGGAGATTGCCAAACGGTCCCGTGGCACGCCGCGTATCGCCGGGCGCTTGCTGCGTCGGGTGGTGGATTTTGCGGTGGTGGAAGGCGACGGCAAGGTCACTCAGGCGCTGGCCGATCACGCGCTGACCCGTCTGGGGGTGGATGATCTGGGCCTTGATGGCGCTGACCGCCGTTATCTGAGCCTGATTGCCGAAAACTACGGCGGTGGCCCGGTGGGGATTGAAACCATCGCTGCCGCGCTGAGCGAAAGCCGCGATGCGCTGGAAGAGGTGATTGAGCCGTTCCTTTTGCAACAGGGGTTGATCCAGCGCACCCCGCGCGGCCGGATGCTGGCCGCCAAGGCCTGGCGGCATATGGGGCTGCAGGCGCCACAACGTGCGGAGCCCGGTGCGGGGCAGGGCACGCTGTTTGGCGGCGACGGAAAATAA
- the fsa gene encoding fructose-6-phosphate aldolase: MKFFVDTAEIDAIAELNDLGMVDGVTTNPSLIKKSGRDILEVTKEICELVDGPVSAEVTATDADEMIAEGRKLVKIADNIAVKVPLTWDGLKACKTLTSEGHMVNVTLCFSANQALLAAKAGATFISPFIGRLDDIALDGMDLIEDIRTIYDNFGFETEVLAASIRSANHVQDCARVGADVITAPPAVIKALANHPLTDKGLAAFLADIKAANIKIL, from the coding sequence ATGAAATTCTTCGTTGATACTGCCGAAATCGATGCCATTGCCGAGCTGAACGATCTGGGCATGGTGGATGGTGTAACCACCAACCCCTCGCTGATCAAGAAATCCGGTCGCGATATTCTGGAAGTCACCAAAGAGATCTGTGAACTGGTTGACGGTCCGGTTTCGGCCGAAGTCACCGCCACCGACGCGGATGAAATGATCGCCGAGGGCCGCAAGTTGGTCAAAATCGCCGACAATATCGCCGTCAAAGTGCCGCTGACTTGGGACGGTCTGAAAGCTTGTAAGACCCTCACCAGCGAAGGTCACATGGTGAACGTCACCTTGTGTTTCTCGGCCAATCAGGCGCTGCTGGCGGCCAAAGCCGGCGCAACCTTTATCAGCCCCTTCATCGGCCGTCTTGACGACATCGCCCTTGATGGCATGGACCTGATCGAAGACATCCGCACCATCTATGACAACTTCGGCTTTGAAACCGAAGTTCTGGCTGCATCGATCCGTTCGGCCAACCACGTACAGGACTGCGCCCGTGTCGGTGCCGATGTCATCACCGCCCCGCCTGCGGTGATCAAAGCACTGGCCAACCACCCGCTGACAGACAAAGGCCTGGCTGCATTCCTGGCTGACATCAAAGCGGCGAACATCAAGATCCTCTGA
- a CDS encoding 50S ribosomal protein L11 methyltransferase produces the protein MPTYTALTTLPGKAPAEALGEAMERLNPEPTGVGVFEIEDDSGLWEVGAYFVEAPDEAGLAVLAAAFDAKPFAISELPETDWVAKVKRELAPVEAGRFFVYGSHDADQVPENCEPLLIEAAMAFGTGHHGTTQGCLRALDRLDSEGFKGLNVADIGCGTAVLAMGAARIWPNPALAGDIDPVAVEVAAANVKVNDLDGRVKCVVAAGFGAPELEAAAPFDLVFANILKGPLIDLAPDMASNLQEGGYAILSGILNEQADEVIAVYAQNGINLAYREEIGEWTTLTLKK, from the coding sequence ATGCCCACTTACACCGCCCTGACGACCCTGCCCGGAAAAGCACCAGCCGAGGCGCTGGGCGAAGCGATGGAGCGTCTGAACCCGGAACCCACCGGTGTGGGCGTCTTTGAGATCGAAGATGATTCCGGCCTGTGGGAAGTGGGCGCCTATTTCGTTGAGGCCCCGGATGAGGCCGGGCTGGCAGTGCTGGCGGCGGCCTTTGATGCCAAACCTTTTGCCATCTCAGAACTGCCCGAAACTGATTGGGTGGCCAAGGTCAAACGGGAACTGGCGCCTGTCGAGGCTGGGCGTTTCTTTGTTTACGGCAGCCATGATGCCGATCAGGTGCCGGAAAACTGTGAACCGCTGCTGATTGAGGCGGCGATGGCCTTTGGCACCGGCCACCACGGCACCACACAGGGCTGCCTGCGGGCGCTGGACCGGTTGGACAGCGAAGGCTTTAAAGGGCTGAACGTTGCTGACATTGGCTGCGGCACCGCTGTTCTGGCCATGGGCGCGGCCCGGATCTGGCCGAACCCGGCGCTGGCAGGGGATATTGACCCGGTTGCGGTTGAGGTGGCTGCGGCCAACGTCAAGGTCAACGATCTGGACGGTCGGGTCAAATGTGTGGTGGCGGCAGGCTTTGGCGCGCCCGAGCTGGAGGCGGCGGCGCCTTTCGATCTGGTCTTTGCCAACATCCTCAAAGGTCCGCTGATCGATCTGGCGCCTGATATGGCATCAAACCTGCAGGAGGGGGGCTATGCGATTCTGTCTGGCATCCTGAATGAGCAGGCAGATGAGGTCATCGCGGTTTATGCACAGAACGGCATCAATCTGGCCTACCGCGAAGAGATTGGTGAATGGACCACCCTCACACTCAAGAAATAA
- a CDS encoding YeeE/YedE family protein, which produces MTLLSIVDRIGEAPTAALLGLITGLCFGVAAQRSRFCLRAATVSFARGRWDDRVAVWLLTFSTAVVWVQAAEMLGLMRAADARMMAVPGSWSGAIIGGLLFGAGMVLARGCSGRLLVLAATGNLRSLVSGLIFAVVAQMTLAGLLSAPREVLAGLWITPGGRNTDLLTALNLPPMSGLFIGLALAGFALVLAHRNRIGAARLIFASGVGFAVALGWVLTFGLSQIAFDPVQVESATFTGPSAHSLMFVLDRNAVLEFDIGLVPGVFIGAFLAAWVTRELKFQGYEGAANMRRAIFGAALMGFGGMLAGGCAIGAGVTGGSIFVATAWCALFAMWIGAMATDWLIDQPSSRAATA; this is translated from the coding sequence ATGACACTCCTCAGCATTGTGGACCGCATCGGCGAAGCACCCACCGCAGCATTGCTCGGCCTGATCACAGGGCTTTGCTTCGGCGTTGCGGCGCAAAGGTCCCGGTTTTGTCTGCGCGCCGCCACGGTCTCCTTTGCTCGCGGTCGCTGGGATGATCGCGTTGCGGTTTGGCTGCTCACCTTCTCCACCGCGGTTGTCTGGGTCCAAGCAGCCGAGATGCTGGGGCTGATGCGGGCCGCAGATGCCCGGATGATGGCTGTGCCTGGCAGCTGGTCTGGTGCCATCATCGGCGGGTTGCTGTTTGGCGCCGGCATGGTGCTGGCCCGGGGGTGTTCCGGGCGGTTGCTGGTTCTGGCGGCCACCGGCAACCTTAGATCACTGGTGTCCGGCCTGATCTTTGCCGTCGTTGCGCAGATGACCCTCGCTGGTCTGCTCTCCGCCCCACGGGAGGTACTGGCAGGGCTATGGATCACCCCGGGCGGTCGGAACACTGACCTTTTGACCGCCCTCAATCTGCCACCCATGTCGGGCCTGTTTATAGGCCTTGCGCTTGCAGGCTTTGCCCTTGTCCTGGCCCATCGCAACCGCATCGGCGCCGCCCGTTTGATCTTTGCCTCAGGCGTTGGATTTGCAGTCGCCCTTGGGTGGGTTTTAACTTTTGGACTGTCTCAAATCGCCTTTGATCCGGTGCAGGTCGAAAGCGCCACGTTCACCGGCCCCTCCGCGCATAGTTTGATGTTTGTCCTGGACCGCAACGCTGTGTTGGAATTTGATATCGGGTTGGTTCCAGGTGTTTTCATCGGCGCCTTCCTCGCCGCTTGGGTCACTAGGGAGCTGAAGTTCCAAGGCTATGAAGGCGCGGCAAACATGCGCCGCGCGATTTTTGGCGCCGCCCTGATGGGGTTTGGCGGCATGCTGGCAGGTGGCTGCGCCATCGGCGCAGGGGTCACGGGTGGGTCCATCTTTGTGGCAACGGCCTGGTGCGCGCTATTTGCAATGTGGATCGGCGCGATGGCAACGGATTGGCTGATTGATCAGCCCTCCAGTCGCGCCGCCACCGCTTGA
- a CDS encoding primosomal protein N' gives MAGQVQPDQQEFFDPGTLVGVLTTQPLDRILDYKAPEGGCWRGAFVEVPLGPRKVLGVVWGPGQGGYDASKIRSILRVLDVAPMRDELKQFLQRSADYTLTPLTAMLRLATRAPGLSDPPSMQRIYRLGQGEPDRTTAARTRVVDTLRDYGGLAFTLKELAEMAGVSSSVVKGLVKQNVVLEEDRPRDLPFARLDPDHAGKTLTEAQGEAAAKLRAGVAAQTYGTTLLRGVTGSGKTEVYLEAVAECLAQGRQALVLLPEIALTAEFLTRVEERFGAKPAEWHSGVTMTERRRIWKMVGQGGAQMVIGARSALFLPYQNLGLIVVDEEHDTSYKQEEGVLYNARDMAVLRAHLCGAQVVLASATPSLETWVNAEAGKYEKIDLVSRFGPSVMPDMRAIDMRQEKLPSNRWISEKLKHEVLARVEKGEQSLLFINRRGYAPVTICRACGHQIACDVCDARMVEHRFLKRLMCHQCGETKPVPTECPNCAAEDRLAPVGPGVERLAEEATALFPDARVVTLSSDMFGSARALKAQIAEIAEGGADIIIGTQLVAKGHNFPLLTLVGVIDADLGLQGSDLRAAERTFQLMRQVAGRAGRSERKGVAFMQSYQPEHPVIRAILAGDEEGFWRAEADARRLAGVPPYGRMAGIVISAPDPQQPFDMGAEMARRNEPLRQIGAQVFGPAPAPIARIRGRHRVRLLVKAEKGAPLQNALAKWLQQFRPGNQLRISVDIDPQSFL, from the coding sequence ATGGCGGGGCAGGTTCAGCCGGATCAGCAAGAGTTTTTTGACCCTGGCACCTTGGTCGGTGTGCTGACCACGCAGCCCCTTGATCGCATTCTGGATTACAAGGCGCCCGAGGGCGGGTGCTGGCGGGGCGCATTTGTTGAGGTGCCTCTGGGCCCCCGTAAGGTGCTTGGCGTGGTCTGGGGCCCTGGCCAAGGAGGCTATGATGCCAGCAAGATCCGCAGCATCTTGCGCGTCCTGGATGTGGCGCCGATGCGGGATGAGTTGAAGCAATTCCTGCAACGCTCGGCCGATTATACGCTGACGCCTTTGACCGCGATGTTGCGGCTGGCGACCCGCGCACCGGGGTTGAGCGATCCCCCCTCGATGCAGAGAATCTATCGTCTGGGACAGGGTGAGCCTGACCGCACCACGGCGGCGCGCACCCGCGTGGTGGACACGCTGCGGGACTATGGCGGTCTGGCCTTCACGCTGAAAGAACTGGCTGAGATGGCTGGGGTCTCTTCGAGCGTTGTTAAGGGTTTGGTAAAACAAAACGTGGTATTGGAGGAGGATCGGCCGCGTGACCTGCCGTTTGCCCGTCTTGATCCAGACCATGCCGGCAAAACACTGACTGAGGCACAGGGGGAGGCAGCCGCGAAATTGCGCGCGGGTGTGGCGGCGCAGACTTATGGCACCACGCTTCTGCGCGGCGTCACCGGTTCGGGTAAGACCGAGGTCTATCTGGAAGCGGTCGCCGAATGTCTGGCGCAGGGGCGACAGGCCTTGGTGCTGCTGCCGGAAATTGCGCTGACTGCGGAGTTTTTGACCCGGGTGGAAGAACGGTTTGGCGCCAAACCCGCGGAATGGCATTCCGGTGTCACCATGACGGAGCGGCGCCGGATCTGGAAAATGGTTGGGCAAGGCGGCGCACAGATGGTGATCGGTGCCCGCTCTGCACTGTTTTTGCCCTATCAGAATCTGGGCCTGATCGTTGTCGATGAAGAGCACGATACCTCTTACAAACAAGAAGAAGGGGTGCTGTATAACGCGCGGGACATGGCCGTTTTGCGGGCCCACCTGTGCGGTGCGCAGGTTGTTTTGGCGTCGGCAACGCCATCGCTGGAAACCTGGGTGAACGCTGAGGCTGGGAAATACGAAAAAATCGATCTGGTCAGTCGCTTCGGGCCGTCGGTTATGCCGGATATGCGCGCCATCGATATGAGGCAGGAGAAGCTGCCATCGAACCGCTGGATCTCGGAAAAGCTGAAACATGAAGTTTTGGCGCGGGTTGAAAAAGGGGAGCAGTCTCTGCTGTTTATCAATCGTCGCGGCTATGCGCCGGTGACGATCTGCCGGGCCTGCGGTCATCAGATTGCCTGTGATGTTTGCGATGCGCGGATGGTGGAACATCGGTTCCTGAAGCGGCTGATGTGCCATCAATGTGGCGAAACCAAACCGGTGCCGACGGAATGCCCAAACTGCGCGGCTGAGGATCGGCTGGCCCCGGTTGGCCCCGGCGTGGAACGTTTGGCCGAGGAGGCGACTGCGCTGTTCCCCGATGCCCGGGTGGTGACGCTGAGCTCGGACATGTTTGGATCAGCCCGTGCCCTTAAGGCACAGATCGCCGAAATCGCTGAGGGTGGCGCCGACATCATCATTGGCACCCAGCTGGTTGCCAAGGGGCACAACTTCCCGCTGCTGACCCTTGTGGGGGTGATTGACGCGGACCTTGGGCTGCAAGGCTCCGACCTCAGGGCGGCGGAGCGGACCTTTCAGCTGATGCGTCAGGTGGCGGGGCGGGCCGGGCGGTCTGAGCGCAAGGGTGTTGCGTTTATGCAAAGCTATCAGCCTGAGCATCCGGTGATCCGCGCGATCCTTGCCGGTGATGAGGAAGGGTTTTGGCGGGCCGAAGCAGATGCACGCCGGCTGGCAGGGGTGCCTCCCTACGGACGTATGGCCGGCATCGTCATCAGCGCCCCGGATCCCCAGCAACCCTTTGACATGGGTGCAGAAATGGCGCGGCGGAATGAGCCGTTGCGACAGATTGGTGCGCAGGTCTTTGGTCCCGCACCGGCGCCGATTGCCCGGATTCGGGGGCGGCACCGTGTGCGACTGCTGGTCAAGGCTGAGAAAGGCGCACCGTTGCAAAATGCGCTGGCGAAATGGTTACAGCAGTTTCGGCCGGGGAACCAATTGCGGATCTCCGTCGATATCGACCCGCAGAGTTTTTTGTAG
- the thpR gene encoding RNA 2',3'-cyclic phosphodiesterase, producing MALDLPDNLRDGLMALPEGLGIGREVEEENLHLTLAFLDAQPDYILEPLHEGLTTVQQPQVRLQLTGLELWGGGQPSTLVMLAERVPELIHLQEKLAQLVRVAGVDLPRRRFKPHVTLVRFQRGLPPEAQSRLAGFMAAEGGASLPLSEAESFSLYQSTLTADGPIYEALATYPLQPV from the coding sequence TTGGCCCTGGATCTGCCAGACAATTTGCGCGACGGGTTGATGGCCCTGCCCGAAGGCTTGGGGATCGGCCGGGAGGTTGAGGAAGAGAACCTGCATCTGACGCTGGCCTTTCTGGACGCCCAGCCTGATTACATACTGGAGCCTCTGCACGAGGGGCTGACCACAGTACAACAGCCGCAGGTGCGGTTGCAATTGACCGGGCTGGAGCTTTGGGGTGGCGGGCAGCCCTCAACCCTGGTGATGTTGGCCGAACGGGTGCCGGAACTGATCCACCTGCAGGAAAAGCTGGCCCAGCTGGTGCGCGTGGCAGGCGTGGATCTGCCGCGGCGCCGGTTCAAACCCCATGTGACGCTTGTGCGGTTCCAGCGGGGGCTGCCGCCTGAGGCACAGTCGCGGCTGGCGGGATTTATGGCAGCAGAGGGCGGCGCCAGCCTGCCATTGTCTGAGGCGGAGAGCTTTTCCCTTTATCAATCCACGCTGACCGCAGATGGCCCGATTTATGAGGCACTGGCGACCTATCCGTTGCAACCGGTTTAA